The sequence below is a genomic window from Theobroma cacao cultivar B97-61/B2 chromosome 6, Criollo_cocoa_genome_V2, whole genome shotgun sequence.
GTCAAGCCAAGCTTTCTAGAAGAtctcaaaaatgaaaataactCATGAACTCTGTCACTTGTTTTGTGTTATTTTCACTGCTTTCTACATGACGTAGCTGTTACATGCTTGTTctcattttataaaacaattattaaaaaactaataatacGCTAACCAAATCAAGTATCTACACCCAGTCAAAGATGCACTCTACAAAACCTTGACCTTGGTTTATACAATAAGTTATTTAACatccaaaatgaaaattggATGAAATATTGAAACGTTAACCATAATTGCTTTCCAATCCTACAGTAGGTCATCAGACGCAGCATGTTTCTCGCAAATAATGAATGCAGATAAAATTTCTTCAATATTTCTCCTGGAAAGATTGTTGGTAATTGGAAATTGAGCTAGGGGCACCAAAAGGGTTAATAATCTTTTAgttgaaattataaattgaaggcttttttaaaaaaaagtacttATGTGCaataacaaatatttaatgaGACTTTTCCATATCTTcactttatcttttatttatttattcaaaaagttaataacattttaactaataatagttaatcataaaaatctatttgattaaaaaaatacaaaatttgattgaacataataaaaaaataaaaatctatttaaagtttttaaataagtcaaaaaaattttaaaacattttgccaaataaaaataaagctGAGAGATTAGACTACTagttttaccctttttttttgagaCATTAGAATACCATTAACACTATAACAACTAAAATAGGTAGAAAGgatcacaaaattttaaataataaaagtagaatgaacaatgaaattaattgtAGTtacatatgaaaataatttacttGTGAATGGAAATTtctaagaaaaaataaagacaatTTCATGAAAAAATCTTCCAAAGcagttaaaaacaaaaagtctGATTTTTACATGCGCATCAATCATCTACGATCCCGCAAGCTCAGCACCTCAGCTGCAACTCTCTTCAATGAGGCACATGCCTTGAGCAGGTCAGATTCTATGTGGGCGGCAGAAACAAACAGTCGAATTCCCACAGGCAGGGGGCATTTATCGAGCGTTGATCTTTTTGAAACCACTACAAATATAGAATCTTCTTTCAAGGCCTGCAAATGTTTAAAATCAGCAGATAAAACTCGATTCAGGCATCCACCAATCACAGGACTCTACTAAGATGGAGCAAAAGAACTGTGAACTTACACGATCGGCAATCTCTTCAAGCAGCTGGAGGTCACTTTTCACCGAACCTGTTGATTTTTCAAGTCGAAGGAAAACAATGGGTGATTCTGGATTGCTTGCTACCGAAAGTCCCAGGATATCTGACAGGCCTGTATTTCACAAGAAGTTCAGAGCCGGGAATGGTTTGTGTCAGTTTCACAATAATCACCAAACAGTTGTTTGCACTCTCAGCTATTCTCTACCACCAAACGAAGGCTTGTACTACAAAAcgtttgatttttaaaaactaaacaattttaaatgaatataCAATGAAGTAAATAACCGAGGCGCTTTCTGATGTTTTATAagttaataagaaaatatcagGGTGTCTCATATGAAAATGTTTGTTTTtgcaaggaaaagaaaaatgaggacatttttttaacaaagaCACCATGTAAGTCATCAAGGTGCTTTCTGATCCGATGTTGGCATGTTACATAGGTTAATGAAAAAATATCAACTTCTACTCACCACGGTGCTGAATAAGCTCCATATGTATCTTAGAAAATGGAGATTTCAATGTTGAGAAAACACTCACAACCTTGTATCCAATGTACCCTATTCTCTTTTCCCCACTATAATATGTGTACGGCTTAGGGTGGGGTGGAAGGGAGGTGGCCTAGTTTGACACTGACATTTTTAGGTCAAATAATCAACTACACAagttaaattctttttcaagtGTTGTGAGACTTTTagatcaaataatcaacagtttaaggtttgatttgcatactTTAAATGGTCTTAAAACTTTTCTGCAACTcttgaccaaaaaaaaaaagaacttttcTGTAACTCAAGTAACTTCATATTCTGCGTTGCTAGGCTGATATGATTACAATTCCTAGGTACTCCAAACTAACATTTCAACACCAATCAAACTTAGGTTCCACTACTCTTATTTGGTTGCTCACGGACCTTAGAGCACTCACACCTTTTTAATGTACTTTAATTGTCCTAATTCTCAAATAAGCAGGCACATGTCAAGCCCTAAACAAGTATAAAAATCAGATTCTATTCTATTCAGCTTCCTAATAGCACCAGGACTTTGGATTTTGCTCCAAATCTCCAagtattttcttttgtctgattttgttttaaattagcTCTTAGCAGACCTAGAGCTAGGCCTATATCAGAGATTACTTGAACTCTGAACATGTGTATTATCACAGAAACAAAGGACTTTGAATTCAATCCCTAAGACCGTACAGAAAAGTTAAATGCATGCTCAAACCAACCTTTCCATAAAATGGCAACGTTTTCCTTCAGCTTTGATGTCAACTCAGGATTTTGTTCTAATACATCAATAGCAGTAATCGCAGCACTAGCCAAATATGGGGGCAAAGATGCAGAGAAGACATACCCAGAACTGCTCAACCGCTGCCACAGATCAGAATAACATTAGCCTTTTAAAAGTGAACTAGGAAGGCTATCTGTTAAAATAATGGTAATAAAGGGTAAGACTAGGCAGAACTTCCACTATTCAGTAATACAAGAAGGTCATAGTGTAAAGTGTACTAACTTGGTGATCAATGACTCTAGCAGTTCCAGTGCAGAATCCTCCTTCTGTCGCCAATGCATGCCCCATAGCAGCAGTAACAATGTCTATCTTCTCAATCTGCAATATGCGCAACCATTAATCACTAACATAATCAAAGCAACAATAAGAGTGTAACAAACTTTATGAacacaccaaaaaaaaaaactttataaaCACACCGGAACCCCACAGTATTCAGTGAGACCCCTTCCTGTACGGCCAAGTACACCAAATGAATTACTCTCATCCAATAAAACACGGAAGCGATACTTCTCTTTCAGCCTGATGATCTTGTCCAAAGGAGCTATTTGACCAGAATTCTACATATTTAACAATCAAAGGGTTAGATCCAGTATGTGAACTTTAAATtcaggaaagaaagaaacaatcAAATGACCTGAACCAACCACTACAAGGTATCACCCACTTTGACCCATTGGGCCTCATGATTTTTTCCACAAAAGGAGCCTTGCAAGGATGGTTCCAAGTCTCTTCATATGTACCAAAGTCTTTTTACAAACTCTGCTTTGAGATGGGTGTGAGAAAACAAACGCACATCAAGGAAAGTACCACAGATGGGATGATTAACAAAATCTATAACTGCTCTTGGACCTTGTAAGTGTTAAGTGCTTTAGTAGATTGAAGATTTCTACTTTTCAGCAATTcgattaaaggaaaataacCAAGCACATATGAAAGCAAGCCATTGCAACAATAAACAGGTCATTACTATTG
It includes:
- the LOC18595588 gene encoding long chain base biosynthesis protein 1 isoform X2, with translation MQSEPPVLESAAGPHTIINGKEVVNFASANYLGFIGHEKLLESCTSALEKYGVGSCGPRGFYGTIDVHLDCEARIAKFLGTPDSILYSYGLSTMFSAIPCFCKKGDIIVVDEGVHWGIQNGLYLSRSTIVYFKHNDMESLEKTLEKITAENQRAKKLRRYIVVEAVYQNSGQIAPLDKIIRLKEKYRFRVLLDESNSFGVLGRTGRGLTEYCGVPIEKIDIVTAAMGHALATEGGFCTGTARVIDHQRLSSSGYVFSASLPPYLASAAITAIDVLEQNPELTSKLKENVAILWKGLSDILGLSVASNPESPIVFLRLEKSTGSVKSDLQLLEEIADRALKEDSIFVVVSKRSTLDKCPLPVGIRLFVSAAHIESDLLKACASLKRVAAEVLSLRDRR